In one window of Phycisphaerales bacterium DNA:
- a CDS encoding mannose-1-phosphate guanylyltransferase has translation MDEHRYAMVMAGGSGTRLWPMSRRAQPKQLLRFLSEPGRSTPRSLIEVSAGRLEGLVPERNLLVCTLERYRDDVAAVLDGLSSDQILGEPVGRDTVNAVGLTAAVLAAKDPEASFCVMTADHVIEPVATFQEVVRQGFELVEQAPRTLVTFSIEPTYPATGYGYVRRAGEIEGTEGLGYHVEKFVEKPDEATAKAYLAEGVYGWNSGMFVWKAQTFLDCLRSFLPASYNGLMEIARAWDTKDRDAVLHRVYPELPKKSVDYAIMEPATTHAAKNAIGGAITVATLRMDVSWIDVGSWASYAGTLQGDSADNRVAALGEDSGAVAHDSSGNLVVNSEAGHTVALLGCQDMVVVHTKGATLIMPSARAEALKDLHANLPEALM, from the coding sequence ATGGACGAACACCGCTACGCGATGGTCATGGCCGGGGGATCCGGAACGCGGCTGTGGCCCATGAGCCGCAGGGCGCAACCCAAGCAACTGCTGCGCTTCCTCTCCGAGCCCGGACGCTCGACGCCGCGCAGCCTGATCGAGGTCTCGGCCGGGCGATTGGAAGGCCTGGTTCCAGAACGGAACCTCCTGGTGTGCACGCTGGAACGCTACCGCGATGATGTTGCCGCCGTGCTCGATGGGCTTTCCAGCGACCAGATCCTCGGGGAACCGGTCGGGCGTGACACGGTCAACGCCGTGGGGCTGACGGCGGCCGTGCTGGCGGCGAAGGACCCCGAGGCGAGCTTCTGTGTCATGACGGCCGACCACGTGATCGAGCCGGTGGCGACGTTCCAGGAGGTGGTGCGGCAGGGCTTCGAATTGGTCGAGCAAGCCCCGCGCACGCTGGTGACCTTCTCGATCGAGCCGACCTACCCGGCCACCGGCTACGGCTACGTCCGGCGCGCCGGCGAGATCGAGGGCACCGAGGGGCTGGGATACCACGTCGAGAAGTTCGTGGAGAAACCCGACGAAGCCACGGCGAAGGCGTATCTGGCCGAGGGTGTCTATGGCTGGAACAGCGGCATGTTCGTCTGGAAGGCCCAGACCTTCCTGGACTGCCTGCGCTCCTTCCTGCCGGCCTCCTACAACGGCCTGATGGAGATCGCCCGGGCCTGGGACACCAAGGACCGCGACGCCGTGCTGCACCGGGTCTACCCCGAACTGCCGAAGAAGAGCGTCGACTACGCCATCATGGAGCCGGCGACCACGCACGCGGCGAAGAACGCCATCGGCGGGGCCATCACCGTCGCGACCCTGCGCATGGACGTCTCGTGGATCGACGTGGGCTCGTGGGCCAGCTACGCGGGAACGCTTCAGGGCGATTCGGCGGACAACCGCGTCGCGGCCCTGGGCGAAGATTCGGGCGCGGTCGCCCACGATTCCAGCGGCAACCTCGTGGTCAACAGCGAGGCGGGGCACACGGTGGCTTTATTGGGCTGCCAGGACATGGTCGTCGTGCACACGAAGGGCGCCACGCTGATCATGCCCAGCGCGAGGGCCGAAGCGCTCAAGGACCTGCACGCGAACCTGCCCGAGGCGCTGATGTAA
- the ruvX gene encoding Holliday junction resolvase RuvX — MGFAPPITRYIAVDLGDRRTGLAVGDDHTLVASPWKTLEIPIGHEGGEKLIRAIEKEISREYGSSPRLELVVGLPLHLDGQESHRSKLSREFARRLGEHTGRTVHLADERLTSKQADWAMGGSGMTHLQKKRRRDSIAAAALLQAFLQDLAAGKANDDQDGKNDPAHPNKDGVGEEGT; from the coding sequence ATGGGCTTTGCGCCCCCGATCACGCGCTACATCGCCGTCGATCTTGGCGACCGCCGCACGGGTCTTGCCGTGGGCGACGACCATACGCTCGTCGCCTCGCCGTGGAAGACGCTCGAGATCCCCATCGGGCACGAGGGGGGCGAGAAACTCATCCGGGCGATCGAAAAAGAAATCTCACGCGAGTATGGTTCCAGCCCCCGCCTGGAACTCGTCGTGGGCCTGCCCCTGCATCTCGATGGCCAGGAGAGCCATCGCAGCAAGCTCAGCCGGGAATTCGCCCGGCGGCTCGGCGAGCACACCGGCCGGACCGTCCATCTCGCCGATGAGCGCCTGACCAGCAAGCAGGCCGACTGGGCCATGGGCGGCAGCGGCATGACCCACCTGCAGAAGAAGCGAAGACGGGACTCGATCGCCGCGGCGGCCCTCCTGCAGGCCTTCCTCCAGGACCTCGCGGCCGGGAAGGCCAACGATGACCAGGACGGCAAGAACGACCCCGCGCATCCCAACAAGGACGGCGTGGGGGAAGAAGGGACGTAA
- the ruvA gene encoding Holliday junction branch migration protein RuvA produces the protein MIAHIAGAIADIRTGRATIATASGVSYDVLLPPYMDGRLGRAGAQAELFTVHVLESPNQGASFIPRLFGFATAADREVYEAMTQIRGLGHRKALRALAEPPTEVGAMIARGDEVGLKRLPEIGAKLARTLVEELGPAFRDALAIDEMEAAVEVKKPSDPQAEDAVRALIALGEPPAEATRKVALARQKHAGDGLEASDLVSLALSL, from the coding sequence ATGATCGCGCACATCGCCGGCGCCATCGCCGACATCCGCACGGGCCGGGCAACGATCGCCACCGCCTCGGGCGTGAGCTACGACGTGCTGCTGCCGCCCTACATGGATGGACGCCTGGGCCGGGCCGGCGCGCAGGCCGAGCTGTTCACCGTTCACGTGCTCGAGAGCCCCAACCAGGGGGCCAGCTTCATCCCCCGCCTCTTCGGCTTCGCGACCGCCGCCGACCGTGAGGTCTACGAGGCCATGACCCAGATCCGCGGGCTGGGGCATCGAAAGGCCCTGCGGGCGCTGGCCGAGCCCCCGACCGAAGTGGGCGCCATGATCGCCCGGGGCGACGAGGTGGGCCTCAAGCGCCTGCCCGAGATCGGGGCGAAGCTGGCCAGGACGCTGGTCGAGGAACTCGGCCCGGCGTTCCGCGACGCGCTGGCCATCGACGAGATGGAAGCGGCCGTGGAAGTGAAGAAGCCAAGCGACCCCCAGGCCGAGGACGCCGTGCGGGCGCTCATCGCCCTGGGCGAGCCGCCCGCCGAGGCGACCAGGAAGGTCGCCCTCGCCAGGCAGAAGCACGCCGGGGACGGGCTCGAGGCGTCGGACCTGGTGTCGCTGGCGCTCTCGCTCTAG
- a CDS encoding M48 family metallopeptidase produces the protein MADLQTTDFFGRQETARKRTGLLVFLYACAVLLTCAAVAALAVVIALLTVEDKSGNGPDPFLLAMFAGGGAIGAALLIAGGTAYRISELRGGGMTVARSLGGRPIDQSTTDPDERMVLNVVEEMSIASGVPVPPVFMLEQESGINAFAAGYSPGDAVIGVTRGCVHGLTRDELQGVMAHEFSHILNGDMRLNIRLVGILGGIVLLSLAGYTLMRATYYGSLARSRDNKGAIVIIVLGVGLIVIGGIGSMFARLIQAAVSRQREFLADASAVQFTRNPEGVAGALRRIGGAKKRAAIMNAHAREMSHMFFGNAVGASSFLGSSLASHPPLKKRIRAVLPTWDGTFLEPRAIKPPKQDEPRKRTPGPRQQLEDAMRERMGDRQGAAATGAAAALPLLALIGAAGEAHAGQARTLLDRIPEKLKSAARDPYGCRAVAYALFVHWTGDDAAMRKQLDVLDQQGDTGVAALVRELAKDAAGLDADLCLPLVDLCLGALARLSESQHETFRRVVHELAMADGKLTTNEWALLRILETHLDERFRDARPPGVKYYAMGQLGPQLSAVLGAVCRAGQRMPGDGEDAFEAASEVIKRAPGMPPTLAFPSAQERAPARLDAAIADLRTMAPRLKQVVLQAAAVAIAHDHEVTPSEADLLRAIADLLGVPVPPLLPGQTLV, from the coding sequence ATGGCCGACCTGCAGACCACCGACTTCTTCGGACGCCAGGAGACCGCGCGCAAGCGCACGGGGCTCCTGGTCTTCCTCTACGCGTGCGCGGTGCTGCTCACGTGCGCGGCGGTGGCGGCGCTGGCCGTCGTCATCGCGCTGCTCACGGTCGAGGACAAGAGCGGCAACGGCCCCGACCCGTTCCTGCTGGCCATGTTCGCCGGCGGCGGCGCCATCGGCGCGGCGCTTCTGATCGCGGGGGGGACCGCCTACCGCATCAGCGAACTCCGCGGCGGGGGCATGACGGTCGCCCGCAGCCTGGGCGGGCGCCCCATCGACCAGTCGACGACCGACCCCGACGAGCGGATGGTCCTCAACGTCGTCGAGGAGATGTCCATCGCCAGCGGCGTGCCCGTGCCGCCGGTCTTCATGCTCGAGCAGGAGAGCGGCATCAACGCCTTCGCCGCGGGCTATTCCCCCGGCGACGCGGTCATCGGCGTCACGCGCGGGTGCGTGCACGGGCTGACGCGCGACGAGCTCCAGGGCGTCATGGCCCACGAGTTCAGCCATATCTTGAACGGCGACATGCGCCTGAACATCCGCCTCGTTGGCATCCTGGGCGGCATCGTGCTGCTGAGTTTGGCCGGGTACACGCTGATGCGGGCCACCTACTACGGCTCGCTGGCCCGAAGCCGCGACAACAAGGGCGCCATCGTCATCATCGTGCTGGGCGTGGGCCTGATCGTGATCGGCGGGATCGGCTCGATGTTCGCCCGATTGATCCAGGCGGCCGTCAGCCGCCAGCGCGAGTTCCTGGCCGACGCCAGCGCGGTGCAGTTCACCCGCAACCCCGAGGGCGTGGCCGGGGCGCTGCGCCGCATCGGCGGGGCGAAGAAGCGGGCGGCCATCATGAACGCCCACGCGCGCGAGATGAGCCACATGTTCTTCGGCAACGCGGTCGGCGCGAGCAGCTTCCTTGGCTCATCGCTCGCCAGCCACCCCCCGCTGAAGAAGCGCATCCGCGCCGTGCTGCCGACGTGGGACGGCACGTTCCTGGAGCCGCGCGCCATCAAGCCGCCTAAGCAGGACGAACCCAGGAAACGCACCCCCGGCCCCCGCCAGCAACTCGAGGACGCCATGCGCGAGCGCATGGGCGATCGGCAGGGCGCCGCCGCCACCGGGGCCGCGGCCGCGTTGCCCCTGCTGGCGCTCATCGGCGCGGCGGGCGAGGCCCACGCCGGCCAGGCGCGGACGCTGCTGGACCGCATCCCCGAGAAGCTCAAATCGGCCGCGCGCGACCCCTACGGCTGCCGGGCCGTCGCGTACGCGCTCTTCGTGCACTGGACCGGCGACGACGCCGCCATGCGAAAGCAGCTCGACGTGCTCGACCAGCAGGGCGACACCGGCGTCGCCGCGCTGGTCCGCGAGCTGGCCAAGGACGCCGCCGGCCTGGACGCCGACCTCTGCCTGCCCCTGGTCGACCTCTGCCTCGGCGCGCTGGCGCGCCTGAGCGAATCCCAGCACGAGACCTTCCGCCGCGTCGTGCACGAGCTGGCCATGGCCGACGGCAAGCTGACAACGAACGAGTGGGCCCTGCTGCGGATCCTCGAGACCCACCTGGACGAGCGCTTCAGGGACGCCCGCCCGCCGGGCGTGAAGTACTACGCCATGGGCCAGCTGGGCCCGCAGCTGAGCGCCGTGCTCGGCGCCGTGTGCCGGGCGGGCCAGCGGATGCCCGGCGACGGTGAGGACGCGTTCGAGGCCGCCTCGGAAGTCATCAAGCGCGCCCCGGGCATGCCCCCCACGCTCGCGTTCCCGAGCGCCCAGGAGCGCGCGCCCGCGAGGCTCGACGCCGCCATCGCCGACCTGCGCACGATGGCGCCCCGGCTCAAGCAGGTGGTCCTGCAGGCCGCCGCCGTGGCCATCGCGCACGACCACGAGGTGACGCCATCGGAGGCCGACCTCTTGCGCGCCATCGCCGACCTGCTGGGCGTGCCCGTGCCGCCGCTGCTGCCGGGGCAGACGCTGGTGTAG
- a CDS encoding LemA family protein, translated as MGVWIILAIVAVVAFVGLGGIGWLIAIYNKLVQLKEQFKNAFAQIEVQLKRRHDLIPNLVETAKGYMSHERETLEAVIAARNQAVSGLNNAAANPGDPNAMQNLGAAEGALTGAMGRLMAVMEAYPDLKANDQMMKLQEEITSTENKVAFARQAFNDGVTRYNIYKKSFPQVAVAPLFGHGQDAALLEFEDSAQIQEAPKVAFN; from the coding sequence ATGGGCGTGTGGATCATTCTTGCCATCGTCGCCGTGGTTGCGTTCGTGGGGCTGGGCGGCATCGGCTGGCTCATCGCCATCTACAACAAGCTGGTCCAGCTCAAGGAGCAGTTCAAGAACGCCTTCGCCCAGATCGAGGTGCAGCTGAAACGCCGCCACGACCTCATCCCCAACCTGGTCGAGACGGCCAAGGGCTACATGAGCCACGAGCGCGAGACGCTCGAGGCGGTCATCGCCGCGAGGAACCAGGCCGTCAGCGGGCTCAACAACGCCGCCGCCAACCCCGGCGACCCGAACGCCATGCAGAACCTGGGCGCCGCCGAGGGGGCGCTCACGGGCGCGATGGGCCGGCTCATGGCCGTCATGGAGGCCTACCCGGACCTGAAGGCCAACGACCAGATGATGAAGCTCCAGGAGGAGATCACCTCCACCGAGAACAAGGTCGCCTTCGCCCGCCAGGCCTTCAACGACGGCGTCACGCGGTACAACATCTACAAGAAGAGCTTCCCCCAGGTCGCCGTCGCGCCCCTGTTCGGCCACGGCCAGGACGCCGCCCTGCTGGAGTTCGAGGACTCGGCCCAGATCCAGGAGGCCCCCAAGGTCGCCTTCAACTGA
- a CDS encoding peptidase MA family metallohydrolase, producing the protein MMKSVQRPLRTALAALLACAGLALAQNRVQEDGIALSPAVQRALEAGYLTDAERRELRVFHGQWTDTDLRDPAIAAKAALAAGDFNHPALASDESDVLDTAEAMILRGQVREGLSLIEDDGTMRALRLRAQANELLGDLVAVRRVTDIAMNRLARERAEDARELTEGVRLLIIRARTVGVEQGAGDYGLMATLLATVRDELDRLYWPARLAEATLLDARDNRPQAREALMETLALNPSSAAAWRALGESHVRSFNFDAAEAVASELDRIAASVRPGATSPYATLIRARSLLRQKEPRLAAQAVDELLETYPTMRDALALRLAIAAVYRDSAKEQELVALLEELSPGSALPHYEAGKQLADWRQYAPAMEYLEEATKRQPAWPEPWIELGLLAMQAAQDDTAIAALERATALDPFNVRAKNTLRLASELANYERIETEHFTIRYRSGPDAVLAREMAPVMEAIHARITGKADNGLDHEPDRKTVIDLMPSHDWFAVRITGMPDIFTIAASTGPAIAMETPRPNPGSTTQGYDWPRVLQHEYVHTVGLSRTKNRVPHWFTEAQAVFLEDGPWDENRARMLTAALEKDELFPLDELSFGFIRPRRPGDRSLAYAQSAWLYEYLVERFGSAAPLDLMDAYAAGQTQREAFTSVLEIDQDELESDFLAWAARQARGWGLLPPERYPTLDQLAQQYETDTGEQASSLSALLEAYPHHPQLIEQVARNRLEENNGRPTDDMRDILTRWATAVPVADEPRRMLVLLARETGIDPADETTIGYLEHLDARAQYTGAYAAELARLYMQRDESEEALAKANRAVRIEPFDAPLRELAATIAWRAGEFTQARDHVEALTIIEPDRDIHRQRLEAMDQRLGR; encoded by the coding sequence ATGATGAAGAGCGTCCAGAGACCCCTGCGAACCGCCCTGGCGGCCCTGCTGGCCTGCGCGGGACTGGCCCTTGCCCAGAACCGCGTGCAGGAAGACGGCATCGCGTTGTCGCCCGCCGTGCAGCGGGCCCTGGAGGCCGGCTACCTGACCGACGCCGAGCGGCGCGAGCTTCGCGTCTTCCACGGCCAGTGGACGGATACGGATCTTCGAGACCCCGCTATTGCCGCCAAGGCCGCGCTGGCCGCCGGGGACTTCAACCATCCGGCACTTGCCAGCGACGAATCCGATGTTCTCGACACCGCCGAGGCGATGATCCTCCGCGGCCAGGTTCGTGAAGGTTTGTCGCTGATCGAGGACGATGGCACGATGCGGGCCCTGCGCTTGCGTGCGCAGGCGAACGAACTGCTGGGCGATCTCGTCGCCGTGCGGCGCGTGACCGACATCGCCATGAACCGACTCGCACGCGAGCGAGCGGAAGACGCCCGGGAGCTGACCGAGGGCGTGCGCCTCTTGATCATCCGTGCCCGCACGGTGGGCGTGGAGCAGGGCGCGGGCGATTATGGTTTGATGGCCACCCTGCTGGCGACCGTGCGCGACGAGCTGGACCGCCTGTACTGGCCCGCGCGCCTGGCCGAGGCGACGCTGCTGGACGCCCGTGACAACCGGCCCCAGGCCCGAGAGGCCCTGATGGAAACGCTCGCGCTGAATCCCTCCAGCGCCGCGGCGTGGCGTGCGCTCGGCGAGAGCCACGTGCGCTCGTTCAACTTCGACGCCGCAGAAGCCGTCGCCAGCGAGCTGGACCGCATCGCCGCCTCGGTGCGCCCGGGCGCGACGTCCCCGTATGCCACGCTGATCCGGGCACGCTCGCTCCTGCGCCAGAAAGAACCGCGCCTGGCGGCCCAGGCCGTCGACGAGCTGCTGGAAACCTACCCCACGATGCGCGACGCGCTGGCGTTGCGATTGGCCATCGCCGCGGTGTATCGAGACAGCGCCAAGGAGCAGGAGCTCGTGGCCCTGCTGGAAGAGCTCTCACCGGGCAGCGCGCTGCCCCACTACGAGGCCGGGAAGCAACTGGCCGACTGGCGGCAGTACGCCCCGGCGATGGAATACCTCGAGGAAGCAACCAAACGCCAGCCCGCCTGGCCCGAGCCGTGGATCGAGCTTGGGCTGCTGGCGATGCAGGCGGCTCAGGACGACACGGCCATCGCCGCCCTGGAGCGCGCAACGGCCCTCGATCCCTTCAACGTGCGGGCGAAGAACACGCTGCGCCTGGCGAGCGAACTTGCCAACTACGAGCGCATCGAGACCGAGCACTTCACCATCCGTTACCGCTCCGGCCCTGACGCCGTGCTCGCCCGAGAGATGGCCCCGGTCATGGAAGCCATCCACGCACGCATCACCGGGAAAGCCGACAACGGGCTGGACCACGAGCCGGACCGCAAGACCGTCATCGACCTGATGCCAAGCCACGACTGGTTCGCCGTGCGCATCACCGGCATGCCCGACATCTTCACGATTGCCGCCTCGACGGGCCCGGCCATCGCCATGGAGACGCCCCGGCCCAACCCCGGGAGCACCACACAAGGCTACGACTGGCCGCGTGTCCTGCAGCACGAGTACGTGCACACGGTGGGCCTGAGCCGCACAAAGAATCGTGTGCCCCACTGGTTCACCGAGGCGCAGGCGGTGTTCCTGGAGGACGGGCCATGGGACGAGAACCGCGCCCGCATGCTGACGGCGGCCCTCGAGAAGGACGAGCTGTTCCCCCTCGACGAACTGAGCTTCGGGTTCATCCGCCCGAGGCGGCCCGGCGACCGCAGCCTTGCCTACGCCCAGTCCGCGTGGCTGTACGAGTACCTCGTCGAGCGCTTCGGCTCGGCCGCGCCGCTGGACCTGATGGACGCCTACGCGGCGGGCCAGACGCAGCGCGAGGCGTTCACGAGCGTGCTGGAGATCGACCAGGACGAGCTCGAGTCCGACTTCCTCGCCTGGGCCGCGCGCCAGGCCCGCGGCTGGGGATTGCTCCCGCCCGAGCGCTATCCCACGCTCGACCAACTCGCCCAGCAGTACGAGACGGACACGGGCGAGCAGGCCTCGAGCCTCTCGGCATTGCTGGAGGCCTATCCGCACCATCCCCAGCTCATCGAGCAGGTCGCGCGCAACCGGCTCGAGGAAAACAACGGCCGGCCCACCGACGACATGCGCGACATCCTGACGCGATGGGCGACCGCCGTGCCCGTGGCCGACGAGCCGCGGCGTATGCTCGTGCTGCTGGCCCGTGAAACCGGCATCGACCCCGCCGACGAGACGACCATTGGCTACCTCGAGCACCTGGACGCCCGGGCCCAGTACACCGGCGCCTATGCGGCCGAACTGGCACGCCTGTACATGCAGCGCGACGAGTCGGAAGAAGCACTCGCCAAGGCCAACCGTGCCGTGCGGATCGAGCCCTTCGACGCACCCTTACGCGAGCTTGCTGCCACGATCGCCTGGCGCGCGGGCGAGTTCACCCAGGCTCGCGACCACGTCGAGGCGCTGACCATTATCGAACCGGACCGCGACATCCATCGCCAGCGGCTGGAAGCCATGGATCAGCGGCTGGGGAGGTAG